The sequence GCGCTCACGGGTGACGGTCGAGCGCCCGACCCGGGCGCGGGCGGGTTGATCGATCTGCTCGCCCGGTTGCTGGACGAGGAGCCGAGCGTGCGGGCAGCCGCTCGGCTCAGTTGGGAGCGGCCGGAGTCGGCGGGCAACTGGTACACGGCCTGGGGTCCCGAGCTTCGCGACCGGCTGGCCCGTGAGCGGTCGGCGGTGCCTGCCGGCATCGCGCCGGTGCTGGACGAGGTCGATCTGGAGACGCTGGCGCACTGCCTGGTGGCCGGGTCGGCGGTGCTGCGGCGGGGGATCGTCCCCCTGGGCGGCGGCGGGCCGGCCGCTCCGGAGGAGATCCGGCGGCGGCTCCGGCGGCTCTGGCGGCACGCGGCGGCGACGGATCCCGACCCGTCCTCCACGCCGCCGGTCTGACCGTGTCCGCGGCGCGAGCGTCGGCCACCGGGACACCGGAATTCGCCAAAGCGCCTCCCGGGCCCGACGGGCAGTCGGAACAAAGCGATCGTTCACTATCCTCCCGAGGACGGCACCTCACAGCACCACACCACCCGGGGAGCTCATCACATGGACTCGCAACCCCTCTCACCGGTCGGCGAAGCCGCCGTCTCCCGGTTCGCCGAGCAGGTCTTCGCCCAGCTGGGCCGGACCGACCAGCGCCGCTGGGCCCGGGCCTATCTGCAGGGCCTGCTGGCGGCTCCCGGCCGCAAGTCCCTGGCCAACATGGCCGCCAGTCTCGCCACCGGACCGGCGGAGGCGGCCACCGTCTCGCTCTCGCTCCAGCAGTTCATCAACGGCAGCCCCTGGGACTGGCGTCCGGCCCGCCGGGTGCTCGCCGACCTCGCCGCCGGCCCCCGCCCGGTGCGGGCCTGGACCGCCGCGCTCGTGGTCGTCCCCAAGCGCGGCGACCAGGTGGTGGGCGTCCACCGGCGGTTCGACCCGTCGACCGGGCGGACCGTCAAATGCCAGGCGGCGACCGGTCTTTTCGTCGCCACCGACCGGGACGCCGTGCCGGTGGACTGGTCGCTGCTGCTCGACCCGGGCTGGACGGACGACCCGCAGCGGCGCGCCCGGGCCCGGATCCCCGAGGACGTGGCCCCGCACCCGGCGGGCGACCTGCTGACCGGAATGGTGGACCGGCTCGCCGCCCACCATCCGGTGGCACCGCTGGTCGCCGCCCTCGACGCGACGGACGACCCGGTCCGGCTGGCCGCCGCGCTCGCCCGCCGCTCCGTCCCCTACCTGCTGGAGGTCCGCGGCGGTCAGCCCGTCCGGCCGGTGCTCCAGGCCACCACGGGCCGGCACGGGCGGGTGCAGCAGGGCGCCGTGCCCGCCGAGTCGCTGTTCCCGTGGCGCCGGCCGCGGATGTCGCCCGACCCGCAGCCGGTGCTGCGCGGCACGCCCGTTCTGCCGCCCGGCCCGGTGACCGCGCCGGGACCGGCTCCGGCTCCGGCTCCAGGAGCGGGAGCGGCTCCGGGCGCCGCGGGAACGGTGGCCGGAACGCCGACGGCGCCGGTGCACCGGCTGTGGGCGCGGTGCGACGGCGACGGCGGACCGCGGCGGTACTGGCTGACCGATCTGGCCGAGGACGCCCCGGGCGTGCTCGCACTGCTGGACGCCGCCTCGGCCACGCGGAGCACCGTGGACCGGCTCGGTTCGGACTTCGGCCTGCTGGACTTCTCCGGACGCTCGTACACCGGCTGGCACCATCACATGACGCTGGTCTCGGCCGCGTACGCGCTCGGCCGGGACCTGGCGGTCCGGGTCGGCGGGAGTGGCGGGGGCGCGCTCCAGAACTCGGCCTAGCCGCACGGTCGGGCAAGCGCCGGCGGCCCGGCGGCCCGGTGGCCCGGTGGCCCGGTCAGGCGTCGAGGGCCTGGTAGACCGTGGTCCAGAAGTCGTGGATCAGCCGCGCCGAGTCGGGGACGGTCATTCCGACCTGGGTGAGCACGATGCCGACCAGCCCGTGCTCCGGGTCGGCGTAGGCGGAGGTGCCGCTGCCGCCGTCCCAGCCGAACTGGCCGACGGGGGCGTAGTCGCCGCGATAGGTCCGCACCGCGGCGCCGAGGCCCCAGCCGCCGTGCTGTCCCTGGCCGTACGACAGGTGCACGTTCTCCTTGGCCAGGGTCTCGCGCAGGGCGGTCTGCTCCGGGGTGAGGCGGTTGGTGGTCATCAGCTCGACCGCGGGGCGGGAGAGGACGCGCCCGCCGCCGTGCAGCCCTCCGCCGTGCAGGCCGCCGTCGAGCAGCATCCGGAAGTAGGCGTGGTAGTCGTCGACGGTGGAGACCAGGCCGCCGCCACCGCCGGGGAACGCCGGGGGCCGGCTCCAGCGACCGTCCGCCGGCTCGTCCCAGACGTGGAACTCGCCGGTCCGCGGGTCGGGGGCGTAGAGGGCGGGCAGCCGGTCGATCTTCTCGGCGGGCACGTGGAAGCCGGTGTCCGCCATCCCCAGCGGACCGAAGACCCGCTCGCGGAGGAAGCTCTCGAACGACTGGCCGGTGACCCGGGCGACGAGCACGCCGAGCAGGTCGCTGGCGATGTGGTACTGCCAGCGCTCACCGGGCTGGTGCATCAGCGGAAGCGTGCCGAGGCGGCGCAGCCACTCGTCCGGTTCCGGCATCGGCTGCGGCAGGTCGGGCGTGAGGCCGTTCTCGATGATCGCGCCCATGATCGGGCTGCCCAGCGCCGTGATGTCCATGCCGAGGCCGAAAGTGGAGGTCAGCACGTCCCGGACGGTGATCGGCCGCCGGGCCGGCACCGTGTCGTCGAGCGGGCCGTCGATCCGCTCGAGAACACGGCGGTCGGCGAGTTCCGGCAGCCAGGTCTGCACGAGGTCGTCCAGCCGCAGCCGGCACTCGTCGAGCAGGACCGTGGCGGCGGCCA comes from Streptomyces sp. TLI_053 and encodes:
- a CDS encoding serine hydrolase domain-containing protein, with the translated sequence MTSSNGGFTDEGLRKVREVLTRHVESGRIPGVVALIGRGDRTHVEAIGTMRHDGGAPMGRDTIFRMASTSKPVTMAAATVLLDECRLRLDDLVQTWLPELADRRVLERIDGPLDDTVPARRPITVRDVLTSTFGLGMDITALGSPIMGAIIENGLTPDLPQPMPEPDEWLRRLGTLPLMHQPGERWQYHIASDLLGVLVARVTGQSFESFLRERVFGPLGMADTGFHVPAEKIDRLPALYAPDPRTGEFHVWDEPADGRWSRPPAFPGGGGGLVSTVDDYHAYFRMLLDGGLHGGGLHGGGRVLSRPAVELMTTNRLTPEQTALRETLAKENVHLSYGQGQHGGWGLGAAVRTYRGDYAPVGQFGWDGGSGTSAYADPEHGLVGIVLTQVGMTVPDSARLIHDFWTTVYQALDA
- a CDS encoding transposase: MDSQPLSPVGEAAVSRFAEQVFAQLGRTDQRRWARAYLQGLLAAPGRKSLANMAASLATGPAEAATVSLSLQQFINGSPWDWRPARRVLADLAAGPRPVRAWTAALVVVPKRGDQVVGVHRRFDPSTGRTVKCQAATGLFVATDRDAVPVDWSLLLDPGWTDDPQRRARARIPEDVAPHPAGDLLTGMVDRLAAHHPVAPLVAALDATDDPVRLAAALARRSVPYLLEVRGGQPVRPVLQATTGRHGRVQQGAVPAESLFPWRRPRMSPDPQPVLRGTPVLPPGPVTAPGPAPAPAPGAGAAPGAAGTVAGTPTAPVHRLWARCDGDGGPRRYWLTDLAEDAPGVLALLDAASATRSTVDRLGSDFGLLDFSGRSYTGWHHHMTLVSAAYALGRDLAVRVGGSGGGALQNSA
- a CDS encoding TetR/AcrR family transcriptional regulator, encoding MRQERARQTRRALLCAAATEFDLYGYEGTSLARISRSAGVTLGALTFHFASKAALADAVRAEGAALTGDGRAPDPGAGGLIDLLARLLDEEPSVRAAARLSWERPESAGNWYTAWGPELRDRLARERSAVPAGIAPVLDEVDLETLAHCLVAGSAVLRRGIVPLGGGGPAAPEEIRRRLRRLWRHAAATDPDPSSTPPV